The genomic DNA ACGACATCCTGTTTAATCAATACGACTGGGAGCTTGATCCGGAATCGACCACGACCTGGCGTATCGGCGATGGAACGGCCGCCTTTTACAATTTCATCTACTACACCGTGGCCGGGTTCACCGAGAACGACACCTTCCGCAGCAACCAGATCCGTGAGGGGCAAATCACCAGGGAACGCGCCCTGGCCCTGGCAGCCGAGGAAAACCGTCCCCGGTACCAGGGAATCATGAACTATTGCCAACTCATCGGCGTGGATTTCGACATGGCGCTCAGCGCCATTAACGCCATGCCCAAACTCTACCCCCTCTCCCGGGAGCGGACCGCGTGAGCCGCCCGCCGCGTCTCTTGCGCCGCAACCAAGGTTTCCCGCCGTGTGCGGCATAGCCGGCATTCTTTGCAACACGCCCGGACGCCTGGGCGGCGAACTTGGCCGCATGACCAGGGCCATGCGCCACCGGGGACCCGACGGCCAGGGGCACGTGGCCCTGCGCCCCGGCCGCAGACGGCTCGCCCCGGCCACGGCAGGCCTGCCCGACGAGGAAGCCGAGGTCTTCTTGGGCCATCGCCGCCTGGCGATTATTGATCTCCAGGGGACGGCCCAGCCGCTGTGCAATGAAAACGGCGCGGTTTGGACGGTCTTTAACGGCGAAATCTACAATTACCGGGAGCTGCGCCGGGAACTGGCCAGCCAAGGCCATGTCCTGCGGGAAAAGGGCGATACCGAAGTGCTCGTCCACCTGTGGGAACGCCTGGGCGAAGCCCTGCCCGCCGCCCTTAACGGCATGTTCGCCTTGGCCGTCTACGACGTGGACCGGGACACGCTGTTCCTGGCTCGGGACAGGTTTGGCGAAAAACCCCTCTACTATTGGGAAAGCCGCGACGGCTTCGCCTTCGCCTCGGAGCTCGCCGCCCTGGCCCTGCTGGAGGGGTTCCCCCGCGACGCCCTGGACGAAGCTGCGGCGTCCCGTTTTTTTGCCACGGGCTACGTGCCCCATCCCGACACGATTTACGCCGCCGCCCGGTGCCTGCCGCCGGGACATGTCCTCGTGCGCCGGGGCGGGCGCACGGTGGTCAAGCCCTACTGGCGTCCCGACGTCCGGGGAGATGTCGACGCCTGCGATCTGGACGCCCTGGAAGACGCCCTGGACGAAGCCGTGCGCTCGCGCCTGGAAGCCGACGTGCCGGTGGGCTGCTTCCTGTCCGCCGGCCTCGACTCCTCGCTGATCGCCGCCTCCATGGCCAAGCGAGGCAAGCCGCTGACCTTCACCATCGCTTCGGGGCACTGGGACGGCGACGAATCCCCCACGGCCAGGCGCATCGCCGCCCACCTGGGGACCGAACACCATGAATTCCGGGTCGAGCCGGACTTTGTCGCCGTGGCCGAAAAGCTGGCCTGGCATTACGGCCAGCCTTTCGCCGACTATTCCGCCGTGCCGACCTACTACGTCAGCCGGGAGACGCGCCGCCGCGTCAAGGTGGCCTTGTCGGGCGACGGCGGGGACGAGCTGTTCGCCGGCTACGAACGCTACGGCAACGCCTGGGCCGCGTCGTTGTGCGGGCTGTTGCCGGAACCGGGCCGCAGCCTGGCCGCCGCCCTGGCCGGACGCTTTCCCGGGGGCGACTTCGGCACGCATTTGGCCGACTTTCTGCGCGTGGCCGGCCCCATCCCGGTCCGGCTGGAAACGCCGTCCACCTTTTACCATCCCTATTGGCGGGAACGTTGTTTCACGCCCGCCTTCCTGTCTGGCGGCGGAACCGCGCCCGGCCCCGGCCCGGCCCGCTACGCCGCCGCCGCCGGCCAGGACGCGCGCAGCCGCTTTCTGGAGACCGACCAAGCTCTGTACCTGCCCGCCGACATCCTGACCAAGGTCGATATCGCCTCCATGAGCGTTTCCCTGGAAACCCGCGCGCCCTTTCTGGACCACCGGCTGGTGGAAATGGTCAACCGGATGGCCTTTGGCCGCAAGCGCCAAGGCGCCGTCGGCAAGCTCCCGCTTCGGGCCCTGGCCGCCCGTCGGCTGCCGCCGGACGTGGCCGGCCTGCCGAAGCGGGGCTTTACCCTGCCCCTGGCCGGCTGGATGCGCCGGGAGCTTCGGGACTGGAGCCATGCCGCCCTGTTCGACGCGCCCGAAGCCTGGGAAGCTTTTTTGTGCCCCCAGGCCGTGTCCCGGCTGTGGGAGGAGCATCAATCCGGCTGGGCCGACCACGCCCTGCGCCTGTGGTCGGTGATCGCCTGGGGGCTGTGGCGTCGCACGGTCGGCCAGGAGGCCGCCTGATGGCCGGCCGGCGACGGCTGGCTTTTGTCGGAGGACTCTCCGACAAAAAGCTGGTCCAAAAACTGCTGCCCCTGACCCGGCTGGAGGGCGTGGACGCCATTGACGTCTATCGCCGCCTGCCGCCGCCGGCGTTGCCGAAGATCCATTGGAAACCGCTTCCGCCCGGAGCCTTGGCCGGCGAGCCGGCCAAGCTCGCCCGGCTTTTGGCCGAAGGCTGGCGCTACGAGGCCCTCATCGGCTGTTTCCAGCTGTATCACGGCTTCTGGGCTCATCTGGCCGGCCGGTTGTGGCGACGCCCGACCATCCAGCTGGTCATCGACAACCTGCCCGGCAATTTGCGGCAATATCCGTCCCGAACGGCCATCATGGCCGCTGCCGGCTGCGGCGTGCGCGGCCCCCGCACCCTGCTCGAACTGCGCCAGGCCGGTTATGCCCGGCCGGCGGCCATCATCCACAATCCCTACGCCCTGCCCGAGCCCATGGCCACGCCCGCCGAGCGCCGCTTCGACTGCATCGCCGTCGGCAATTTCAACACCTGGAAAGACTATCCCTGGCTGGCCACGGTGTTCGAGGCCCTGGCCGCCCAGGGCATACGGCCCCGGCTGGCCCTGGGCGGCCTGTTTCCCGACGCCTTTCAAGCCCGGATGCGGGCCGCTTGCGGCGACCGGGTCCACTTTCTGGGCCATCTTGGCCCCAAGGCCCTGGACGCGGCCTATGCCGCCAGCCGGTCGCTGCTGATGACCTCCCAGGCCGAGGGCTTGCCCATGGTGGCCGTGGAGGCCATGAGCCACGGCCTGCCCGTGATTGCCACCACCGTGGGAGATCTGCCCTGGCTTGTGCGTGACGGACGCGAAGGCCGCCTTGTGCCCCACGGCGACACGGCGGCCATGGCCGCGGCCATCGCCGCCCTGCTGGCCGACCCCGACGGCTTCGAGGCCATGGGCCAGGCGGCCGCCGTCCGCGTGCGGGAGCTGGCCCCGGAATTCACGCCGGACCGCATCGTCGCCGCCTGGCGCGCGTTGTTCGACCAACTGGGCTTTTCCGCCTAAACCCGGAGCGGACCACCATGTGCGGGATCTGCGGCAGTTATCGGCCGTCGGGGGCGACGCCCCACGACGCAAGGCTCGTGGCGGCCATGAACGACGTTTTGCGCCATCGCGGCCCGGACGACGAAGGCCTGTTTCAGGGCCGGCAATGCGTGCTTGGCCACCGTCGCCTGTCCATCATCGACCTGTCCCGCGACGGCCGCCAGCCCATGGCCTCTCCCGACGGCCGCTACCAGCTGGTGTTTAACGGCGAAATCTACAATTACATCGAACTGCGCCAGGAACTCGAAGCGGCCGGCGACGTCTTTCGGACCAAGACCGACACCGAGGTGTTGCTGGCCGCCTACAGACGCTTTGGCCCCGACTGCCTCCACCGCCTCAACGGCATGTTCGCCTTCGCCGTCCACGACACGGCGGCGGGCACGCTTTTCCTGGCCAGGGACCGGTTCGGGGTCAAGCCGCTCTACTATACGACCGCGCCGGGGGTGACGCGCTTTGCCTCGGAGATCAAGGCCCTGCTCCTGGATCCCGCCGTCTCGCGCGCCGTCAACGAACAGAGCTTGTTCGAATATCTCGTCTTTAACCGCACCGACATTCAGGACGAAACGTTTCTGGCCGACGTCACGCGCCTGCCCAAGGGCTGTTACGCCCTGTGCGACGCCCAGGGCCTGCGCGTTTGCCGCTGGTGGTCGCCGTTGGACCACCTCGACAAGCACGCCGACGTGGACGAACAGGAAGCCGCCCGGACGGTGGAAGAGCTGCTGGTCTCGGCCGTGGCCCTTCGCATGCGCAGCGACGTGCCCGTGGGCGTTTGTCTCAGCGGCGGCCTCGACTCCTCGGTGATCCTGGGCATCGTCTACGCCCACCATGACCCCGGCGAGGCTTTTCAGGCCTTCAGCGCCGTTTTCCCGGGCCATCCCCTGGATGAGAGCGGCTTCGTGGACGCTCTGGCCGCGCGCTATCCCTTCTGCGGTCGCCGCACCAGCCCCAGCGCGGCCGACGCCCTGGACCAGGCCGCCTCCCTGGCCTGGACCCTGGATGAACCCACCACGGGCTTTTCCTTTTTCGCCCAGCACGAAGTGATGCGCCTGGCCAAGGCCTGCGGCGTGGTGGTGCTGCTCGACGGCCAGGGGGGCGACGAAGGTTTCGCCGGCTACCAATACCTGCACGGCTTCAACTTGCGGCGGCTGTGGAAGCAGGGTCGGTTCGGGGAACTGGGCCTGGAGCTGCTGCGGGTGGTGGCCCGACGCCAGGAACGGGCGGCCCTGGAGACCTTTGCCTATCTGAGCCTGCCCCGGGCCGTGCGCGCCCGGCTGCTGCTCGCGGCCACCCCGTGCGTGCGCCGGGATTTTTTCTGGGCACACCTCGGGCGCAGCCTCATCGAACGGGATTTCTTCACGGCCGACAGCCTCAACATGGGGCTGGCCCGGCATTTCCAATACAAGCTTGAGCATCTGCTGCGCACCGAGGACCGCAATTCCATGGCCTTTTCGCTGGAGACCCGCCTGCCCTACCTGGATTACCGGTTGGTGGAATACCTCCTGGGCCTGCCCGACGCCCACAAGCTGCGCCGGGGCGAAACCAAGGTGCTGCAAAAACGCGCCGTCGGCCGCTACAGCCTGCCGGAAATCGTTGCGCGTAAGGACAAGATCGGCTTCGCCGCCCCGGGGGACGTCTGGTTGCGCGCCCCGGCCTGGCAGCGGCTGGCCGCAGACTCCTACGCTTTTCTTGCCGCCCGCTTTCCCGGCGTGTTCACGCCGGCCGGCCCCAAGCCGGGCCAGGCGGATCTGAGCTATAAACATGTGCAGACCGCCGCCTGGCTGTCCGCCCTCGCCGCCTGGCCCACGGTGTCCGCCGAGTGACAATTCCCGGAGCAACGGCAAACACCGTTTGCAACAGGCCGATGGCTTGCAATGGAGTCCGCCTCATGCATGAGTCGCCGCTTGGCCGGCCGGCCGTCATGGCCGTAGCCGCCCTGATCCTTTTTGGCGCGCTGGCCCTGGCCGCAGAAAAAATCCCCCTGGCCAACTCCCTTGGCTACGACGGCCTGGCCTATGCGGAAATCACTCGGGGATTCGACAGAATCCTCAATGGAACCTGGCGGCTTGATCCGCTGTACTACAACCGTTTTCTGCCGTCGCTGCTGTGTCGTCTGACGCTGCTGGGCCTGGGCCTGGAACTCACCGACAAGGCCATTGTCGGTTTCTACACCTGGTACAACGTCCTGCTGGCCGCCGCCGCCGCCGGCCTCTGGGCGGCCGCCGCCCGCTGTTCGGGCTTTTCGTTGCGCGCCGGATGGTTCGGTTTCGTGGCCCTTTTTTGCGGCCACGCCATGCTCAAATACAACGTCTACTATGCGTCCCTGACTGATGTGACGGCGTTTACCCTGGGCTGCCTCATGTTGTGGGCCTATTTGCAGCGCCGCGACGCGGTCCTGGCCCTGGCCGCCCTGGCCGGTGCCGCCACCTGGCCAACGCTCTTGCCCCAAGGCGGGCTGCTGTTGCTTTTCCCCCGCCGTCCCATCGCCTCCGAGCCGGCGCCGGCCAAGGCCTGGCTGCTGGCCACGGCCGTCACGGCCGTCGCCACGTGGCGCTTCATCCAGCTTGGCCGCTCGGCCGCCGACGGGGCCGTCGCGCCGTGGGCCGGCGGCATTATCGTCATCCTGTATTGTCTGCTGGCCCTGCGCTATCTGGCCGACGCCAAGGCCTTTTATTCCCCTCGGGCGCTGTTGGCCTGCACCAGCCCGACGCGACTGCTGCTGGCTCTCGGATGCGGTCTGGCGGCGACCCTGGTGTTGCTGCGCGTTACCGGCACCTCCGTGCGTTTTTTCGAGCAAGCCGAAGGGTACCTGCTGACGTCCGTCTCTTGGGGATTGCGGTTTCCCGGGGAATTCATCGTCAGCCACACGCTCTACTTTGGCCCCTGGCTGCTGTTGTTGTTGTTGCTTTTCCCGCGCGCTGCGGCGTTTGCCCGGGAAGGCGGGCTTGGCCTAACGCTGGTTTGCGCCATGACCGTCGCCCAGTCCCTGACGCCGCTTTCCCGCCAATTGATTGCGGCGACGCCTTTTTTATGTTGGTTGTGCCTTCAGGCCATGGAAAAGCCGCCCGTCTTGACGCCCCGGGCCTGGACGTGGCTGGCCGTGCTGTGCCTGTTTATTTCCAAGGGCTGGATGCGATTTAGCGCCAACCCGGCCGATCCGCTAGGGAGTTTTTCGTTTCCCTGGTACGTCAGCAGCACGGGCTGTTGGATGCCCTTTCCTTTCTACTGGACCCAGGGATTGCTCGTTTTCGGACTGTTGCTATTTTTTGCCTGGCGGCTGCACGCGGCGCGGCGTCAGGCTCCAGTCACTACAAGACTGTAAGGGGATGCGACCCATGCGTATCGCGCTTTCCATCGAACATCCGGCCTGGGCCTACCAATTTCGCCATCTTGTCGCCTTGTTGCGCCAACACGGGCATGACGTCCGCCTGCTGGCCATCGACAAAGACCACAGCTACGCCCTGCTCGACGCCTTCGGCTATGCCTACGACCGGATCGCGCCCACCACGGGCGTGGGGGTGGTGCAAAAGGGCTGGCTCTTCTTCTTAACTACTGTGCGGATGTACTGGGTGTTACGCCGCTACCGCCCCGACGTGCTGCTGGGGCGGGCTTCGCCGATGCTTGCCGTGTGCGCTTTTTTCCTGCGTATCCCGCACATCCTGTTCGAGGATACCGAACACTCGCGGTTTTCCTTGTTCTTTTGTCAGCTGTTTTCCACCGCCATCATCACGCCGCAGTCCTTTACGCGCGACCTCGGTCCCAAACAGATACGCCAGCCGATTTACAAGGAACTGTTCTACCTGCACCCGTCTGTCTTCAGGCCAGACGTCGCCGCCGTGGCCGAACAGGGACTGAACCCGGACCGGCCCTTTGTGCTGTTGCGTTTCGTGGCCTGGACGGCCAGCCATGATTTCGGGCTACAAGGCCTGTCGCCACAGGAACAGTTGGGCATTGTCGAGCAGCTTTCACAGGTAGCCCAGGTTGTGGTCTCCTGTGAAGGAGAGTTGCCACAACAGCTGACCCAGTACGCTTATCGTCTGCCCGTTTCGCGTATGCATCATTTGTTGGCCCATGCCGCCCTGTACGTGGGAGAAGGTGCTACCATGGCCTCGGAAGCCTCAGTGCTTTGGCGTCCACTCAGTGTACCTTAACCCTCTACCTCTGGGCTATCTGGCCGAACAGGAAAAACGTTTCGGTCTTGTGCGGTCTTTTGGCGGTCCCAGGCGCTACGCCCAGGGCCTCGCAGCAGCACTAGAAATGCTGGCCGACCCTGAACTCGAGTCCAAAGGACGCGCGAAGGGAAGACAGCTGCTGGAGGCCAGCGAGGATCCCAATCCAATGTTTCTGCGTTTGGCCTTGGACACCGTTAGTTCGCCAGCCGCACGACAAAGGCCCTGACTCGCGCTGCCCGGTAACAGAAACGCCGGAGCACAGCGGATCAGTTGGCGCTTCCCTCCAAACATCGAGTTGTTGACGCCTGGAGGACGCGCTAAGAATGGGTCCCCGCTTTGACCACGACCGGAGAATCCTTGACTTCACAAATCTCCTCGGATAGATACCGCACGGTTGACGCGCATTTAGTTCTAGCAAGACCGTTTCAGGCCGATCTTGTAGACACTGCTATCCCAAACGGCGCGCTGGCTTTGCGATTCGTGGGTCTTCCTATCTCCTCCACGGGGCGAAACTACACCAACGGGAAGGCGGACGACACGGTCTCAAAAGGTGCAGGGTGGACATCAGTGCCAGAAATATTTGAACGTTTCCGGTCCCCTGTCCACTCACGCACACATTCCGCAAAGGACCTTGCGGCCCAGCAAGCGACGGAACATTTTCCGGCATGTTAACAGTTCTTTTTTTTCTTCCATCCCTATCCGTCGGCGGGGCGGAGCGCGTCTTTGTCCGGCTGGCCAATCATCTTGATCGCAGCCTGTTTAGCCCAGCTATGGCCGTAGTCAAGGGCCCAGGGCCCTTCGCGGCCCACTTACGGCCGGATGTGGAGATCTTCAACTGCGCCTGCTGTAATCACGCAACAGCTCCCTGGCCCATAGTGCGGCTCCTGCGCCAGCTACGGCCCGACGCAGTGGTCTGCACCCACACGCATCTCAACATTCTCATGGCCGGCTTGCGGCCTTTCATACCCCGGCAAACGGCCCTCATCGGCCGAGAATCTACCATCGTCAGCCGCCACCTGGAATTGGATAGCTGGAAAAATGTCATGATTCCGGCTGCAAGGCTGCTCTATCCGCTCTTTGACATCCTCGTGTGCCAGTCCAGTGAGATGCGCCAGGACGTCATAAACACGTTTCGGATGGCTCCCCGGAACATCTGTGTAATTCCTAATCCCGCCCCAGTCCCGCCCGAAGCACCGCTGTCGCCGGTTGCGGCGGACGGCCGTGTGCGTCTGTTGGCGGTAGGCAACTTAGCCCCGGCTAAAGGGTACGACTTGCTGCTCGCCGCCATGGCTTGCCTGAACGATTCCTTCCATCTTCGCATCGCCGGCGACGGCCGCCCCGAAGAAAAGGAACGTCTCCAGCGGGCAGCCCAGGCCCTGGGGGTCGCCTCTCGGGTTGAGTTCCTGGGTGCTGTGTCCCAACCGGACCGTCTTATGGCCGCTTCGGACCTACTGGTGCTGAGTTCCGCCTATGAAGGGTTTCCCAACGTCTTGTTGGAGGCGGGGTGCCAGGGCTTACCGGTCGTGACCATCGTCGGGCTCGGCGGAGTATCCGAAGTCGTGACACAGGGGATAACCGGGTTGGTGGTGACTGAACGAACGCCGGAATCCCTGGCCAGGGCAGTAGAGCAGGCCAGCCGCACGCCGTTCGATCGGGCCGCCATTAGGGCCGCCGTTCAGAAAAAATTCGACATTTCCGTCGTGGCCGCCCGTTATGGCGAGGTGATCACCAATGCTACTCACTACCGGCGCGCCCGGGGCTGAGTCCATTGGACTGATCCGCGGACATGCAATAATATTCGGCTATTAGCACCACACTATTAAACTAGCGCGGAAATTTTGGGTGATGCTATGTCGCGTATTTACCTTTATATAACTACAATAGTACGGTCATGGCGTACACACCCTAGCGTCATACAAAGAGAATTTAGCACATAAAGGACCATTGTATGTTTAATGATCTTTTTCTTGGTTTTTTGCGCTGGCCTATGTGGACGAGTCTTGCCTGGGAAGATATTTGTCAAAAATATAGACGTAACATTATAGGGCCATTTTGGATCAGCCTGAGCAATGCGCTGACTGTTGCTGCCATGGCACTCATATTTTCGCAAATTTTCAATCAAAAAATTGACACGTTTGTTCCTTATCTGGCAGCAGGCATGACGATGTGGACGTTTATCGGTTCCATAATAACAGAATCGACAAATGTTTTCGTAAACGCAAGACCGATAATGTTTTCTATTAAACTTCCAATTTCTCTGCACGTATTCAGACTATTGTTTAAAAATGTCATATCGTTGATACATCTTCTTGTTGTATATATTCTTGTCGCAATTTATTTTTCAACTAATTTTAATTCATATACTTGGTTTATAGTTCCAAGTTTTTTGGTGGTTATGGCGAATGGCATATGGTTTGGCATACTATTCGGAATGATTTGTGCTCGATACAGAGATTTGGCGCAAATAGTGAGCATGCTATTCGGAATCTCCATGTATTTAACGCCCATATTTTGGACAGTTGAATCCCTAGGAAAGTATCAACCCTATCTTTTGCTCAATCCATTATATTGCATGCTAGCAATACTCAGAGACCCTCTACTGGGACAACCGCCAAACATACCAGCCTACTTCATTAGTATAACAATTGCCTGTGCCGGTTTTTATATTGCCGGTAAATTCTTTAATAAGAACAGAAACAGCCTTATTTTTTGGCTGTGAGTTGTGGAGAAAGAACATGTCATTCATAAGAATTAATAACCTAAGCCTAGAAATCCCCGTATTTGAAAAAACGTCCGACGCCTTTGCTAATAAAATGTTGAACATTGCTCTGGGCGGAATGATATCTAAACTAAACAATGTTGCGACCATCCTTGCGCTTGATGATATCACCCTCGAAATAAATAGTGGCGATTCTCTGGCACTTGTTGGACACAATGGCGCGGGAAAAAGTACTTTGCTTCGTGTTATCTCCGGCTTGTTCCTCCCAACACTAGGTTCTATAGAAGTTGAAGGAAACATCTCTTCATTTCTTTCAGTTGGCATGGGCATGGGACTACGATCTGTCCGGTTACGATAACATTTTCTTGATGGGATTGCTTCTTGGTATGACCAAGAAGCAAATTCGTATGAAACTACAGGATATCATTGATTTCACAGAGCTCGGTGAATTTATCAATTTCCCAGTCAAGACGTATTCGGCCGGTATGGCCACGCGATTATCCTTTGCTGTTGCCACGGCTATTGAGCCTGAGATACTTGTCTTAGATGAGGGGATTGGTGCTGGTGATGCGAGATTTATCCGTAAGGCCCAGGAGCGAGCCAAGGATTTATACAAAAGAACGGATATCATGATTATCGCATCGCACGATGAACCTCTGATTCGCAGCTTTTGCAATAAAGCTATCTTACTGGAAAGAGGAAAAATAAAACAACAAGGGTCTGTCGATGAAATTATTTCAGCGTACAATTCAAAACATCACATAAATCGACTTTCAAAGTTGCCTCTAGACCACATTCATGTCCAGCTATACAAAAAAAGATATCTGCCTAATATCACTAATTTTGTTCGCTTTGCTTGAGGATCAACGAGATTGAGGATGTTGCAGCGCTGAAACAAATCTGTACCCGCTCACACCCTCTGGACATTTTCTATGAAATGCCCATTGTTTTCAAAATGGATCACGCCATGGCGTCTGCCAAGCTCATTACGCCTGAAGTGGTCAGGCACACACCGTGGCCCATGCTGGGCTTCGTCCATGAACTGACTGTCGAGAACCGGAAGCTCCGGCTCGAAATTGAAGCACTTCAGGCCAAGCTCAATCAGAATTCCGCTAATTCCAACAAGCCGCCGTCATCAGACAGCCCTTTCAAGCCCAGGGCGAAGAAGACCAACAAGACCGAACCCCGCAAAAAACGCATCGGTGTCCGCCAGCAGTGTCTTCGGCCCACGGAAATCACGGAACTTCATCCCGGTCCGTGTGCATGCGGCTGCCCCGACCTGATTGATCCCGAGCCCTACTACATCCATCAACACATCGAGATTCCCGAGCCCAGGCTCGATGTGGAACACATCATCCTTTACCAAGGCCGTTGCTCTCGGTGCGGCCGAATGATCAAAGCTCTGGTCCCGCCAGAGAAACGCACGGGCTTTGGACCCCCGGCTTTCGGCCAACATCGCCGAGCTTTGCGGCATCCATGGGGACAGCCGTCGCGCTGTGCAGGACTACCTCTTGTCCGTCTTCGGCCTGCCCATCAGCCAAGGCGGGATTCAGAAAGTCATTGATCGGGTCTCTCAAGCCATCAAGCCACATTACGATAGCATCGCCAAGGTCGCGAGGAGCGCGCCGGTTGGACATGTTGACGAGACCTCTTGGCGTCGCAAGGCCAGACTGGTCTGGCTTTGGGTTCTGGCCAGTTCCCGCGCCGCATTGTTCATGATCCATCCCAGGCGCTCTAAAGCCGCGTTCGAGGAGCTTGTCCAGGGATGGTCCGGCATTCTGGTCGCCGACGGTTACGCCGTGTATCGCCAATGGGTGGGGCTGCGACAGGCCTGTCTGGCGCACCTGATCCGCGAGGCTGAGGGGTTGGCCGAGCGCAAAGACGCAGCCTTGGCCCAGTGTGGAACCTGGGCGAGAGACGAACTTAGGCGGCTGTGCCATATGGCCAAAGCCCCGCCTACCGTCGGCGAATGGCGGGCGTTCATCGCGCGACTCCATCGCTTGATTTCGATCTACGGCGATCGCAAGGATCCCGCAGGTAGGCTGGTCCGTCACCTGGAACGTGAGATAGAGCATTTGTGGTTGTTCCTCCAAGAGGCCGGCGTTGAGCCGACGAACAACCTCGCGGAGCGGACGTTGCGATTCGGGGTGCTCTGGCGCAAGAGAAGTCTCGGAACCGCCAGTGAAAGTGGTGACAACTGGGTTGAACGCATCCTCAGCTTGCGCCAGACGTGCAGAATTCAGGGAAGGCGAACCTTCCCGGTGCTGGTCGATGCGATGGCGGCCGCTTTTCAAACTCGGTCTCCGAGCCTGGATTGGATTCAGGCGCTGCTTATCCCGTGAGCGCATAACACAAATCTAGTATCGCTTCCTCAAACAGCGGTTTGCCGGTGTAGTACCCTTGGTCTTGCCGAACCCTGCCTACATGCGCAACGTCGCCGCTTGCTCCTCCGTCAACTCAACTTTTATCAGAGCCCATACTGGCTGCCTTAACCAAAAACCAATATATGGATTTCTTTCAAGGATGTACCACTAGACATCGTTGATGAAATTTGCTTAAATCTTTAAATTTCTA from Solidesulfovibrio carbinolicus includes the following:
- a CDS encoding glycosyltransferase family 4 protein translates to MAGRRRLAFVGGLSDKKLVQKLLPLTRLEGVDAIDVYRRLPPPALPKIHWKPLPPGALAGEPAKLARLLAEGWRYEALIGCFQLYHGFWAHLAGRLWRRPTIQLVIDNLPGNLRQYPSRTAIMAAAGCGVRGPRTLLELRQAGYARPAAIIHNPYALPEPMATPAERRFDCIAVGNFNTWKDYPWLATVFEALAAQGIRPRLALGGLFPDAFQARMRAACGDRVHFLGHLGPKALDAAYAASRSLLMTSQAEGLPMVAVEAMSHGLPVIATTVGDLPWLVRDGREGRLVPHGDTAAMAAAIAALLADPDGFEAMGQAAAVRVRELAPEFTPDRIVAAWRALFDQLGFSA
- a CDS encoding glycosyltransferase → MLTVLFFLPSLSVGGAERVFVRLANHLDRSLFSPAMAVVKGPGPFAAHLRPDVEIFNCACCNHATAPWPIVRLLRQLRPDAVVCTHTHLNILMAGLRPFIPRQTALIGRESTIVSRHLELDSWKNVMIPAARLLYPLFDILVCQSSEMRQDVINTFRMAPRNICVIPNPAPVPPEAPLSPVAADGRVRLLAVGNLAPAKGYDLLLAAMACLNDSFHLRIAGDGRPEEKERLQRAAQALGVASRVEFLGAVSQPDRLMAASDLLVLSSAYEGFPNVLLEAGCQGLPVVTIVGLGGVSEVVTQGITGLVVTERTPESLARAVEQASRTPFDRAAIRAAVQKKFDISVVAARYGEVITNATHYRRARG
- a CDS encoding DUF6444 domain-containing protein, yielding MASAKLITPEVVRHTPWPMLGFVHELTVENRKLRLEIEALQAKLNQNSANSNKPPSSDSPFKPRAKKTNKTEPRKKRIGVRQQCLRPTEITELHPGPCACGCPDLIDPEPYYIHQHIEIPEPRLDVEHIILYQGRCSRCGRMIKALVPPEKRTGFGPPAFGQHRRALRHPWGQPSRCAGLPLVRLRPAHQPRRDSESH
- the asnB gene encoding asparagine synthase (glutamine-hydrolyzing), translating into MCGIAGILCNTPGRLGGELGRMTRAMRHRGPDGQGHVALRPGRRRLAPATAGLPDEEAEVFLGHRRLAIIDLQGTAQPLCNENGAVWTVFNGEIYNYRELRRELASQGHVLREKGDTEVLVHLWERLGEALPAALNGMFALAVYDVDRDTLFLARDRFGEKPLYYWESRDGFAFASELAALALLEGFPRDALDEAAASRFFATGYVPHPDTIYAAARCLPPGHVLVRRGGRTVVKPYWRPDVRGDVDACDLDALEDALDEAVRSRLEADVPVGCFLSAGLDSSLIAASMAKRGKPLTFTIASGHWDGDESPTARRIAAHLGTEHHEFRVEPDFVAVAEKLAWHYGQPFADYSAVPTYYVSRETRRRVKVALSGDGGDELFAGYERYGNAWAASLCGLLPEPGRSLAAALAGRFPGGDFGTHLADFLRVAGPIPVRLETPSTFYHPYWRERCFTPAFLSGGGTAPGPGPARYAAAAGQDARSRFLETDQALYLPADILTKVDIASMSVSLETRAPFLDHRLVEMVNRMAFGRKRQGAVGKLPLRALAARRLPPDVAGLPKRGFTLPLAGWMRRELRDWSHAALFDAPEAWEAFLCPQAVSRLWEEHQSGWADHALRLWSVIAWGLWRRTVGQEAA
- a CDS encoding ABC transporter permease produces the protein MFNDLFLGFLRWPMWTSLAWEDICQKYRRNIIGPFWISLSNALTVAAMALIFSQIFNQKIDTFVPYLAAGMTMWTFIGSIITESTNVFVNARPIMFSIKLPISLHVFRLLFKNVISLIHLLVVYILVAIYFSTNFNSYTWFIVPSFLVVMANGIWFGILFGMICARYRDLAQIVSMLFGISMYLTPIFWTVESLGKYQPYLLLNPLYCMLAILRDPLLGQPPNIPAYFISITIACAGFYIAGKFFNKNRNSLIFWL
- the asnB gene encoding asparagine synthase (glutamine-hydrolyzing); its protein translation is MCGICGSYRPSGATPHDARLVAAMNDVLRHRGPDDEGLFQGRQCVLGHRRLSIIDLSRDGRQPMASPDGRYQLVFNGEIYNYIELRQELEAAGDVFRTKTDTEVLLAAYRRFGPDCLHRLNGMFAFAVHDTAAGTLFLARDRFGVKPLYYTTAPGVTRFASEIKALLLDPAVSRAVNEQSLFEYLVFNRTDIQDETFLADVTRLPKGCYALCDAQGLRVCRWWSPLDHLDKHADVDEQEAARTVEELLVSAVALRMRSDVPVGVCLSGGLDSSVILGIVYAHHDPGEAFQAFSAVFPGHPLDESGFVDALAARYPFCGRRTSPSAADALDQAASLAWTLDEPTTGFSFFAQHEVMRLAKACGVVVLLDGQGGDEGFAGYQYLHGFNLRRLWKQGRFGELGLELLRVVARRQERAALETFAYLSLPRAVRARLLLAATPCVRRDFFWAHLGRSLIERDFFTADSLNMGLARHFQYKLEHLLRTEDRNSMAFSLETRLPYLDYRLVEYLLGLPDAHKLRRGETKVLQKRAVGRYSLPEIVARKDKIGFAAPGDVWLRAPAWQRLAADSYAFLAARFPGVFTPAGPKPGQADLSYKHVQTAAWLSALAAWPTVSAE
- a CDS encoding ABC transporter ATP-binding protein — its product is MKLQDIIDFTELGEFINFPVKTYSAGMATRLSFAVATAIEPEILVLDEGIGAGDARFIRKAQERAKDLYKRTDIMIIASHDEPLIRSFCNKAILLERGKIKQQGSVDEIISAYNSKHHINRLSKLPLDHIHVQLYKKRYLPNITNFVRFA